A single genomic interval of Bacillaceae bacterium S4-13-56 harbors:
- a CDS encoding aldehyde ferredoxin oxidoreductase family protein: MALGGFMNKEVVVDLSSGSVDYREINEDYAKKYIGGRGLGVKYVFDNGPEVEPLSEDNILCIMTGPVTGSRSSMSGRLAVVTKSPLTGTVTDSHMGGWTAARLKWAGVDNVIFKGKSDKPVYLYVEDGKAELKDAKDLWGKSTRETVKAMKEEYGEKDLSVMTIGQAGENLVRFAGFMNEHDRSAGRGGTGAVAGYKNLKAIVIKASQKGRMPEPVLKDKYKEANKKAVKAIMEGGLTAPNKGGLSVYGTNVLTNIINEVGALPIRNSQFTHWDEAEKHSGEYVNEHLLVANNTCHACPVACKIEVEVKEGKYKTRVESFEFESSWALGSNSGLSDSEAIAYLIDLCNEYGMDTIEIGNMFSATMEANERGIIDEKLDWGDADRMIELTRQIAFREGIGDTLAEGPARATREWGAPELSMSVKGQSIPAYDPRGIQGIGLGYATSNRGACHLRGYTVASEVAGIPEPTDRLEPKGKAELLRVFQDMLAFSDSMNICKFSSFSQNAEHYAEQYGTMTGIEMTADDVMLAGERVYNLERYYNNLAGFNKKEDDFLPTRFTEEPASGNSEGYVSRMDIMLDEYYQVRGWVNGVVPEEKLKELEII, from the coding sequence AGATTACAGGGAAATCAACGAAGATTATGCCAAAAAGTATATTGGTGGACGTGGGCTAGGTGTAAAATATGTTTTTGATAATGGACCAGAAGTAGAACCTCTATCTGAAGATAACATCTTGTGTATCATGACTGGACCAGTTACAGGATCACGCTCTTCTATGAGTGGAAGACTTGCAGTAGTTACTAAGTCACCACTAACAGGAACTGTAACTGACTCCCACATGGGTGGTTGGACGGCTGCGCGTTTGAAGTGGGCAGGGGTGGATAATGTTATTTTTAAAGGGAAGAGTGACAAGCCTGTTTACCTTTATGTTGAAGACGGCAAGGCCGAATTAAAAGATGCTAAAGATCTATGGGGAAAAAGCACTCGTGAGACAGTGAAAGCGATGAAAGAAGAATATGGAGAGAAAGATCTTAGTGTTATGACAATAGGTCAAGCAGGAGAAAATCTTGTACGATTTGCAGGATTTATGAATGAGCATGATCGTTCTGCTGGACGTGGTGGAACAGGAGCCGTTGCTGGATACAAAAATTTAAAGGCTATTGTTATCAAGGCTTCTCAAAAAGGAAGAATGCCTGAACCAGTATTAAAGGATAAGTATAAAGAAGCCAATAAGAAGGCTGTAAAAGCAATTATGGAGGGTGGATTAACTGCACCAAACAAAGGTGGTTTATCTGTCTATGGAACAAATGTTTTAACAAATATTATTAACGAAGTAGGAGCTCTTCCTATTCGAAATTCACAATTCACCCATTGGGATGAAGCGGAAAAACACAGTGGAGAATACGTAAACGAGCATCTTCTAGTTGCTAATAATACATGTCATGCATGTCCAGTTGCTTGTAAGATAGAAGTGGAAGTAAAAGAGGGAAAATACAAAACTCGTGTGGAAAGCTTTGAGTTTGAATCTTCTTGGGCACTTGGTTCAAATAGTGGATTAAGCGATTCTGAGGCAATTGCCTATTTGATCGATCTCTGTAATGAATACGGAATGGATACCATCGAGATCGGTAACATGTTCTCTGCCACTATGGAAGCTAATGAGAGAGGAATTATTGATGAAAAGCTTGATTGGGGCGATGCCGACAGGATGATTGAGTTAACTCGTCAAATTGCATTCAGAGAAGGTATTGGGGATACATTAGCTGAAGGGCCAGCTCGCGCCACCAGAGAGTGGGGGGCACCAGAACTGTCTATGTCAGTAAAAGGGCAGTCCATTCCGGCTTATGACCCTCGGGGAATCCAAGGAATTGGTCTTGGATATGCAACAAGTAACCGTGGGGCTTGTCACTTGCGAGGATACACTGTAGCAAGTGAAGTTGCAGGAATCCCTGAGCCAACGGATCGTCTCGAGCCAAAAGGAAAAGCAGAATTATTAAGGGTTTTCCAAGACATGTTGGCGTTTTCTGACTCCATGAATATTTGTAAATTCTCATCTTTCTCCCAAAATGCAGAGCATTATGCAGAACAGTATGGAACGATGACGGGTATTGAAATGACTGCAGATGATGTAATGCTAGCCGGAGAAAGAGTGTATAATCTTGAGCGCTATTACAATAACTTAGCAGGATTCAACAAGAAGGAAGATGACTTCCTACCAACAAGGTTTACAGAAGAACCTGCTTCTGGTAATAGTGAAGGTTATGTAAGTAGAATGGATATCATGCTTGATGAATACTACCAAGTTCGCGGATGGGTAAATGGGGTTGTTCCTGAAGAGAAGCTAAAAGAATTAGAAATTATTTAA